A single window of Synechococcus sp. C9 DNA harbors:
- the mrdA gene encoding penicillin-binding protein 2 — translation MVLWQQTARLRESPWAEPGIGRGRQAVVLMVGISLVLFGGIGSRLAYLQLVKGQEHQQMADSNRIRLIPKPPDRGRIFDRQGRLLAGSRLSYSVFLWPIAQRPQEWQKTLTTLAQLLDIPEPEMQNRLEKAGYYSPYLLRLARGIGPAHITALMEHSDHLPGVIINAEPIRYYAHGELFAHVLGYTGEISEQELQARQGENYRLGDVIGQMGVESALESRLRGEWGGQQVEVDARGQVLRILGKKPSVAGQDVTLTLDLDLQKAAAKALGNRRGAVVALDPRNGAVRAMVSYPGFDPNIFSGRVTPQQWQELQRRSFPFVNRALQAYPPASTFKIVTTTAALESGRFSPNTVLATFPFLTVGGIQFWDWNRAGFGPLDFVGAMAWSSDTFFYQIALGVKEQPIVEWSRRYGFGEKTGIELATEEAKGLVPDEDWKLKTLKEPWYAGDTVNMSIGQGFMQTSPLQVAVMFAVVANGGYRVRPHLYEAPGDTPSQWRTPIGLKPTTVNILQRGLRQVVTGGTGSALNVSHLPPIAGKSGTAEDPPRQSHTWFGAYAPADNPELVVVAFGENSGGGGGSLAGPMTLQVLEAYFAQKRKQGRP, via the coding sequence ATGGTGCTTTGGCAACAAACGGCACGTTTGCGGGAGTCCCCCTGGGCAGAACCGGGCATTGGGCGGGGACGGCAGGCGGTGGTGCTGATGGTCGGTATCAGCCTGGTACTCTTTGGGGGGATTGGGAGCCGCTTAGCCTATTTGCAACTGGTAAAAGGGCAAGAACACCAGCAGATGGCGGATAGCAACCGCATTCGTTTGATTCCCAAACCCCCGGATCGGGGGCGGATTTTTGACCGGCAGGGACGGTTGTTGGCCGGGAGTCGCCTGTCCTATTCCGTGTTTCTCTGGCCGATTGCCCAACGCCCCCAGGAATGGCAAAAAACCCTCACCACCCTGGCACAACTGCTGGACATCCCGGAACCGGAAATGCAAAACCGCTTGGAAAAGGCGGGGTACTATTCCCCCTACCTGTTGCGGTTGGCACGGGGGATCGGCCCGGCGCACATCACCGCCCTGATGGAGCATAGCGACCACTTGCCGGGGGTGATTATCAATGCGGAACCCATCCGCTACTACGCCCACGGGGAGTTGTTTGCCCATGTCCTGGGCTATACGGGGGAAATCAGCGAACAGGAACTGCAAGCCCGCCAAGGGGAAAATTATCGGCTGGGGGATGTGATCGGGCAAATGGGGGTGGAGTCCGCCTTGGAATCCCGTCTGCGAGGGGAATGGGGGGGACAACAGGTGGAGGTGGACGCCCGGGGGCAGGTTTTACGCATCTTGGGCAAAAAGCCTTCGGTGGCGGGGCAGGATGTCACCCTGACCTTGGATTTGGATTTGCAAAAGGCGGCGGCCAAAGCCCTGGGCAACCGGCGGGGGGCGGTGGTGGCCCTTGACCCCCGGAATGGGGCAGTGCGGGCGATGGTCAGCTATCCGGGGTTTGACCCGAATATCTTTTCCGGGCGGGTGACCCCCCAACAGTGGCAGGAGTTGCAACGGCGCAGTTTTCCCTTTGTGAATCGGGCATTGCAGGCCTATCCCCCGGCCAGTACCTTTAAGATTGTGACCACGACAGCGGCTTTGGAATCCGGTCGCTTTAGCCCCAATACGGTGTTGGCCACCTTTCCCTTTTTGACCGTGGGGGGGATTCAGTTTTGGGACTGGAACCGGGCGGGGTTTGGGCCTTTGGATTTTGTCGGGGCCATGGCCTGGAGTAGCGATACCTTTTTTTATCAGATTGCCCTGGGGGTCAAAGAGCAACCGATTGTGGAGTGGTCCCGCCGCTATGGCTTTGGGGAAAAAACCGGGATTGAATTGGCGACAGAAGAGGCCAAGGGGCTGGTGCCGGATGAGGACTGGAAGCTGAAAACCCTCAAGGAACCCTGGTACGCCGGGGATACGGTGAATATGTCCATCGGCCAGGGGTTTATGCAGACCTCGCCCTTGCAGGTGGCGGTGATGTTTGCGGTGGTGGCCAACGGGGGGTATCGGGTGCGTCCCCATCTGTACGAAGCGCCGGGGGATACGCCCAGCCAGTGGCGCACACCCATCGGTCTCAAACCCACCACCGTTAATATTCTCCAGCGGGGACTGCGGCAGGTGGTCACCGGGGGCACGGGCAGTGCCTTAAATGTCAGCCATCTCCCCCCCATTGCGGGCAAAAGCGGCACGGCGGAGGACCCCCCCCGGCAGAGCCACACCTGGTTTGGGGCCTATGCCCCGGCGGATAACCCGGAATTGGTGGTGGTGGCCTTCGGGGAAAACTCCGGGGGCGGCGGGGGAAGTTTGGCTGGCCCCATGACCCTGCAGGTG